The following nucleotide sequence is from Trifolium pratense cultivar HEN17-A07 linkage group LG2, ARS_RC_1.1, whole genome shotgun sequence.
ATGTCTAAAGTGTGAACAAATTCTTAAAATTGATGTGGTAAATTCGTAACCATCAAATAGTGAGTTAAGAACTTAAACCTTCGGGCAGTGCAATGTATACATATGTGTTTGTGTTTAGACACTATCATTATGagttatattttatgttttaagatTAAGATTCAAATCCATTTAATATGATACTAGTGGGTCAGGCGCGCGGAcacgcctgcctgtgtctaacttatgtccaaaaaaaatagatatgtcttatgttacggtcagtttattaataaaagatttttgctgctaaaaaaaagtgttttattatattatggtgagtttgttaataaaatatttttgttggtactaaaaaaatcaaaaatattatcggtattatgaaaagttcacaccaaaattcatgtattctctttatataatatagatatagataataGCTAGACTTTGTAGACAAGTTGGGAGAATTGATCTCAAGCCTACACTAGGCACGAGGGTACCTCATCTTATGAACTAACTATTGAAAGGGAGCTTGTTTAACACGATCATCTTTGAAGATGCTCTTAATATCTTGCATAAGTGCTCAAttacatgaaaattgaaaaatagtgtTCACCTTTGTATTCTTTTACGCATATCATTGGATATACTCTCATTTTACCTGGTAATATGTTAAGTAGCTCAATTATTTTGGTTTGGTTGTGTCATAAACGATAATCTAAATTTCTGATGTTCATGATATGTTCTCTATTATATACGATATATGTAGTAGTAGTACCTACAGAATAGAAGTCAGAGCTTAAGGTCAAAATGACAAAATCTATCACCCTGCAGGAAACTTCAACTTAACCTAATCCTGCTGAATTTTGGAGGGAAatagcaacaacaaaaaaactgTCATGGTCATTAGAAGTCTTAGCTGTCATTTGCCTTTTGAACATTTCTTtgcattattttcataaaaacagaacaaaatataaaaaatttccaaaccAAGTGCTTCATCACACAAGGTCCACCAGTAACAAAATTTTACATTGGTTCCATAATTATTTTCAGAGTAATAAAGAACAACACAACATCGGGAGAAAAAATGGCAGTCACAATTTGATTTGTGGACAATGCATTATTTCTAAATTTTGACCTatgcaacaacaaaaatatttattctgCAAACATAAATCGAACTGGCAACACCGAAAACTAACAAATGTAGCATTAACTTCCAGACACCAACAGATTCAATAACCTCCTTCGGTCTTCCTTTTCCACCACTCCAGAAACTTAGCCTCAGAAGCCAATGTGTCTACCCTGTAAAGTTGAAGTGCATGATTTGCGATTTCATGTCCAAATGTCCATCCAAATACACCTCCAGCTAAAAAAGACAGTCCAGCACCTGTTTAATAGTAAAACATTAACAGAGTACATGAAATATACTTTCGTAGTTTGCTTGAATCACAAAATCCTATTTAAAACTTCACAtagaatatattatatattatatattataaactataaagAGTAAAAACATTTCAGAGCAAGAATGATGCTTGGATATGATAATCACATTTGGCTGCAGTGAAAGGTTTCAATAGTATGAAAAGTAATAGATTACCATGTAAACTCCTTGAATATTTCCAGGCAAAACCTGCAGTGAATAACGCTCCCAAAGCACTTCCTGTAAGCCCATATTGCACTGCTTCTCTAGCAGTTTTCAGCTGAAATTGGAAAAGGATGTTATCCAAGCAGCACTTCAGATTAAAAAATAACTCCTTGAATAAATCATTGTCTTAGATGGTTTAAACATGTATAAAGAAGACCCGTACAAGCACCAATGAGGGGGCTGACCAAATGAAACCAGTAGATAGAAATAGATGGAGATgaataaaaaactataaatcaaataaattattatgagATTTGACGGTAAAAAGTCCACCTTTAAACTTAATGCATAATAACAAATTACAGAGCTGTCTGATTCATATACATGATAAACAATTTGCGGTGATTGTTGTCATTGCCGTTATCTTGTAATGATGTGTTAGATCTGGGCCTTAATTAGGATATCAATAATATTGGGCCttgttagttattattattaggcagtttttattattagttgacAGTTTTCATAGAAAATAGAGTGCGAAGAAGAAAGATATAAATAAGAACATCCATGGTCGGAAAACAGAGTGCGAAGAAGAGAGCCCTAGTAAAAAAGGAAGCCGCAAGTTCGCTGGTGGAGGGGATGTGTCAGTGGTTGAGAAGAGAAAAGGAATTTTTTGCATGTATTTCCACCGCTGAAGGCCAACAAATGTCACtgcaataatttcaaaatgttTGGTGATTTGTCCTCCCATCCGTGGGACCCAGGGGGTTATATTGGGCTGTAGGATTGCGCAAACACTTAGGTTTTAATGCCAATGCTAGTAAAGTAGTTTTGTAATTGAAACCTAGGAATGTCAGTGTATATGTCAGTGAAACCTAGGAATGAAGGAAAGAGATGACATCTATGATGGTGTCTAAAGGATGCTCTTATGATGGAAGGAACTCTaaatggtgaaagaaaaaaacttttgaaaatCAAAGTTAATGCCCAACTCAAAATTGAGTAACTACAAAAGGATCATCCAAAGGAAAGAGATGACATCTATGATGGTGTCTAAAGGATGCTCTTATGATGGAAGGAACTCTaaatggtgaaagaaaaaaacttttgaaaatCAAAGTTAATGCCCAACTCAAAATTGAGTAACTACAAAAGGAAGTCAGAATTCAACGTCTCTGCTTCGCACAGTGGTGCATTTACTTAAGCTTAGAAAAAGTAATTCTATGATACAACTTTGttttagatattttttcaaGAGCTTTTAGTTCTAACTTCTAAGAAAAAGCAGTGAAATACTTATTTCATGtttttaaacatatattttaaataaatcataGATGTGTTTTTCCCTTCAAAAAAGGAAAGTCAAACAGGTCGATTATATCTAAAAGTTACACTTGCATCAATTGTGAGTGATTTCACACATAACAATTCGTCAAAGATTCTCTAAGCCGACGATTAAATGTTTAATCATGCAGAAAACACTGAAAAAGAATGATTGATACACAACCAACTGAAGAGACATGCAGCATAGCTGACCTGACAAATAAATGTAAGGAAAAAATAACACATAATAGCATCTCATCTTACATGAGTGTGAAATTTTTATCTATATAAATAGATTTACAAGACATTTTATTTTAGACAACACATTTACCATATGCAAGAAGTAATAGTTTTCATCTCTTGGAGTAACTAAACTAATCACAATGAAGCAACACAGGGAATGAACCAGGATTGatgaatttaaataaaatgaagtttCCAAGTAAGATGAAAAGTGCAATCACGTATCTTAAACTACTTAATGCATCTGTGCCTTCATTGGTCTCACTAATTTGTTGACAAAGTTCAAGTAGTGACTACTTAACACAGGCTTCCTATGGACTTAAACATAAAAAGTAAAGGACAAAGTGCCTTCTACTTTTGAATTTGCATGCCAAAGAGACACTTTGAAGATGTACTCTCCATAAATGATATTATAAAATAACAGTTCTCGTGGACTAAGTATATTGATAGAGGAGATACCAAATGTCTTTTTAATCACACCATTTCTCCAAACCAAATATTAACCGACATTAAGAAATCCAGCATTAGGAAACAGATCTAAAGAAGCAGCACACCATGTGTAAAAAATCCACACTATAACTAACCAAGCACACTTGAGAAGTGTCTTCCAATTGAACAACAAAATAGATATGCAAAATAACTCAAAAACAAAAGGTATGGTGCAAACATGAAAGGGATGTTTTATCACTTGAAAAGACAAGGTAAAAAAAGTATGTCCTGTACATTTAACTCTGCAAAGAAAAATTCCCAAAATTTCCTTAAGTTGGAATTCGTGAAGCAAAAGACgacattagtttttcaaaaaaataaccCATCCTCATATAATCTAAAACAATTTAGATATAGAAGGAAACAT
It contains:
- the LOC123910107 gene encoding succinate dehydrogenase subunit 6, mitochondrial-like yields the protein MAGNTQDSSQSFWEGYKEFWGERFSFMNNYSNFIKRDKPLTSWSNSDVEEFIASDPVHGPVLKTAREAVQYGLTGSALGALFTAGFAWKYSRSLHGAGLSFLAGGVFGWTFGHEIANHALQLYRVDTLASEAKFLEWWKRKTEGGY